In the Chlorobium limicola DSM 245 genome, one interval contains:
- a CDS encoding ATP-binding protein, which yields MNSLSIIEEAFPRGLLRHELFIGVLSSVSAQAVRFNLNDAGSPSGAHFLGGRYGKGEVGEFVLIEGQITLLLGRVVEIHLPESDRLSVDAVHSRVLDLNAVGTIQLLGSVAMDTLHVAAGVESYPRLGDRVYAAPHNFVADLPSLMEPEGSPASKVLLKLGSIDVALESTVSIRPEKLFGRHCAILGTTGGGKSWTTARIIEECIKYKSKIILLDATGEYRGFSGEFVTHFHLGSPVNKAVNSLSCALPPTCFVESDFIALFEPAGKVQGPKMRAAMRSLRMAKLVPAIAQNGIIRKVDQAKGPVIAAEKQPGVAAKLDDPSQEFDVNKLISQIEQECVYPDGFGAVRGTKDITKWGGDSGEVSYCLSLMSRISAVLTSPSFSCVFDSVEPALTGAIADFVTSEKRLLRICLSGVAYEFKAREIVANVIGRHLLNMARGGSFHTSPMVVVVDEAHNFLGRQIGGEDAVARLDAFELIAKEGRKFGLNICLTTQRPRDITEGVLSQMGTLVVHRLTNDQDRAVVERACGEIDRSASSFLPNLKPGEAAIIGADFPIPLTIQIFSPKAKPQSDGPNYQSCWQNDPPKQPSSLSELMVYPKKQ from the coding sequence ATGAACAGTTTATCAATAATTGAGGAAGCATTTCCAAGAGGCCTTCTGCGCCACGAGTTGTTCATCGGGGTATTGTCATCCGTCTCAGCTCAAGCGGTACGCTTCAACCTCAATGATGCTGGTTCGCCGAGTGGAGCACATTTCCTTGGTGGGCGTTACGGCAAAGGGGAGGTGGGTGAGTTTGTCCTGATTGAGGGTCAGATTACTCTCCTGCTCGGACGGGTGGTAGAAATTCACCTTCCGGAATCGGATCGTCTATCGGTAGATGCAGTTCACTCAAGAGTCTTAGATCTCAACGCTGTCGGGACAATCCAACTGCTGGGTTCCGTAGCAATGGACACCTTGCATGTCGCTGCAGGCGTTGAATCTTATCCGCGCCTTGGTGATCGAGTCTATGCTGCTCCGCATAACTTTGTTGCGGATCTACCAAGCTTAATGGAACCAGAAGGAAGTCCGGCGAGTAAAGTGCTTCTCAAATTGGGATCTATTGATGTTGCTCTTGAAAGTACTGTATCGATTCGTCCTGAGAAGTTATTTGGTCGCCACTGCGCAATTCTCGGCACGACTGGCGGTGGTAAGAGCTGGACAACAGCGCGAATCATTGAGGAGTGTATTAAGTATAAGAGCAAAATTATCCTCTTGGATGCAACTGGAGAGTATCGCGGTTTTTCTGGTGAATTTGTTACCCACTTTCATCTCGGAAGCCCAGTAAACAAGGCTGTGAACTCACTATCTTGCGCTTTGCCGCCGACTTGTTTTGTCGAATCAGACTTCATCGCTCTATTCGAGCCAGCAGGAAAAGTGCAGGGGCCTAAGATGCGAGCAGCTATGCGAAGTTTGCGCATGGCAAAACTTGTGCCAGCTATTGCGCAGAATGGTATTATTAGAAAGGTTGACCAGGCAAAGGGGCCCGTGATTGCAGCGGAAAAACAGCCAGGTGTTGCCGCGAAACTTGATGATCCTTCTCAAGAGTTTGACGTCAATAAACTTATTTCTCAGATTGAGCAAGAGTGTGTTTATCCCGATGGCTTCGGTGCTGTACGGGGTACGAAGGACATTACCAAATGGGGTGGCGATTCTGGCGAGGTTTCTTATTGTCTGTCTCTCATGTCTCGAATAAGTGCAGTACTCACGTCACCATCTTTTTCATGTGTGTTCGATTCGGTCGAACCTGCGCTGACTGGAGCCATTGCTGATTTTGTAACCAGTGAGAAGAGGCTGCTGCGAATCTGTCTGAGTGGTGTTGCATACGAGTTCAAGGCAAGAGAGATTGTTGCGAACGTTATCGGTCGTCACTTGCTGAATATGGCGCGCGGTGGTTCGTTCCACACTTCACCTATGGTTGTCGTTGTCGATGAGGCACATAACTTTCTCGGAAGACAAATCGGTGGCGAGGATGCCGTGGCTCGGCTTGATGCGTTCGAATTAATAGCAAAGGAGGGGCGCAAGTTTGGTTTAAACATTTGTCTTACAACCCAGCGTCCACGTGATATCACGGAAGGTGTGTTAAGTCAAATGGGAACGCTCGTTGTTCACCGATTAACGAATGACCAAGATCGGGCAGTGGTAGAGCGAGCCTGTGGAGAAATTGACCGCTCGGCGTCGTCGTTTCTTCCTAATTTGAAGCCAGGGGAAGCAGCAATTATTGGTGCGGATTTTCCTATACCATTAACGATCCAAATATTTTCTCCTAAGGCAAAGCCGCAATCGGATGGGCCGAACTATCAGAGTTGTTGGCAGAATGACCCACCAAAACAGCCTAGCAGCCTGTCGGAATTGATGGTTTATCCAAAAAAGCAATGA
- a CDS encoding type I restriction-modification system subunit M yields MHWIAPSEKDTATAALEKRLWDAADQLRANSGLKAQEYSAPVLGLIFLLFADVRFAARRAELESAKSSTRRGSRVDDPAAYHAEGVLYLSPEARFGYLLNRPEAENIGVMVNEAMRDIEKHNQQLAGVLPKTYYLFDSPLLKQLLKKVSEIPASMDYDAFGRIYEYFLGEFAMSEGQGGGEFYTPVSIVRLLTEVIEPYHGRILDPACGSGGMFVSSARFVAQQKAKTRLTPPSSPALLPEVEGGEEYAPSSTRSLPKVEGGLSVGHDVTQYSGDPNRELSIHGIEKTDETGRLCRLNLAVHGLEGRIMHGGNVNSYYDDPHEATGNFDFVLANPPFNVNAVDKERLKDSVGPGRRFPFGLPRTDNANYLWIQLFYSALNERGRAGFVMANSASDARSSEQEIRRQLVEIRAVDVMVAVGPNMFYTVTLPCTLWFFDKAKAKARLTPPSSPSLLPEVEGGEEYALSSTRLLPKIEGGEEESLSSTRLLPKVEGGEEDSPLSRRILTERDGEGNVPNRADTVLFIDARYIYRQVDRAHRDWTPAQIGFMANLVRLWRGETLDYTLGGEEAREKIEEVFAVKSPEPAGLNGQGVHAAHALAAESPAQYGATDEQSFQPPSPSGRRAGDEGAAKHEGAGNIAYRDEAKEHPSPYGRRAGDEGAVKHEGAGNIAYRDEAKALPSPSGRRVGDEGARNIAYRDIPGLCKAATLKEIEAQGWSLNPGRYVGVAAGEAVSDEDFKAQLETLNEELELLNAQARELEATIAANVTQILES; encoded by the coding sequence ATGCACTGGATCGCACCTTCCGAAAAAGATACAGCCACCGCCGCACTCGAAAAGCGCTTGTGGGATGCCGCCGACCAGCTTCGGGCGAACTCCGGCCTCAAGGCCCAGGAGTATTCCGCACCCGTTCTCGGGCTTATTTTCCTGCTCTTTGCCGACGTTCGGTTCGCCGCCCGGAGGGCTGAGCTTGAATCGGCAAAGAGCAGCACTCGCAGGGGGAGCCGGGTGGACGATCCGGCGGCCTATCATGCCGAAGGCGTGCTCTACCTTTCGCCGGAAGCGCGGTTCGGTTACCTGCTCAACCGCCCTGAAGCCGAGAACATCGGCGTGATGGTCAACGAAGCCATGCGCGACATCGAGAAGCACAATCAGCAGCTTGCCGGTGTGCTGCCGAAAACCTACTACCTGTTTGACAGCCCGCTTCTGAAACAGTTGCTGAAAAAGGTGTCGGAAATTCCCGCTTCGATGGATTACGACGCGTTCGGACGCATCTACGAGTACTTTCTCGGCGAATTCGCCATGAGCGAAGGACAGGGCGGGGGAGAGTTCTATACGCCCGTCAGCATCGTTCGTCTCCTGACCGAAGTGATCGAGCCATATCACGGGCGCATTCTCGACCCCGCATGCGGTTCCGGCGGCATGTTCGTCTCCTCGGCCCGGTTCGTTGCCCAGCAAAAGGCGAAAACAAGGCTTACGCCACCCTCATCCCCGGCCCTTCTCCCAGAGGTAGAAGGGGGAGAAGAATATGCGCCATCATCCACACGCTCTCTCCCAAAGGTAGAAGGGGGATTATCAGTTGGGCATGATGTTACTCAATATTCCGGTGATCCAAATCGCGAGTTGTCTATTCACGGCATCGAGAAGACCGACGAGACGGGAAGGCTCTGCCGCCTGAACCTTGCGGTGCACGGGCTTGAAGGCCGTATCATGCATGGCGGCAACGTGAACAGCTACTACGACGATCCGCATGAAGCAACGGGGAATTTTGATTTCGTGCTGGCCAATCCGCCGTTCAATGTTAACGCCGTTGACAAGGAACGCCTGAAAGATTCGGTCGGTCCGGGACGACGCTTTCCTTTCGGTCTTCCGCGAACCGACAACGCGAACTATCTCTGGATTCAGCTTTTCTACTCGGCGCTGAACGAAAGGGGGAGAGCTGGTTTCGTCATGGCGAACTCGGCTTCCGACGCCCGCTCCTCGGAGCAGGAAATCCGTCGCCAGCTTGTCGAAATCCGTGCGGTGGACGTGATGGTTGCGGTTGGCCCGAACATGTTCTACACCGTCACGCTGCCCTGCACGCTGTGGTTTTTCGACAAGGCTAAGGCGAAAGCAAGGCTTACGCCACCCTCATCCCCGTCCCTTCTCCCAGAGGTAGAAGGGGGAGAAGAATATGCGCTCTCATCCACACGCCTTCTTCCAAAGATAGAAGGGGGAGAAGAAGAGTCACTCTCATCCACACGCCTTCTTCCAAAGGTAGAGGGGGGAGAAGAAGATTCACCATTATCCAGACGCATTCTCACAGAGCGCGACGGGGAAGGGAATGTACCGAACAGGGCAGATACGGTGCTGTTTATCGATGCACGGTACATCTATCGGCAGGTTGACAGGGCTCATCGCGACTGGACGCCCGCGCAGATCGGCTTTATGGCCAACCTTGTCCGCCTCTGGCGCGGCGAAACGCTCGACTACACGCTTGGTGGCGAAGAAGCTCGCGAGAAGATCGAAGAGGTTTTCGCTGTCAAAAGTCCTGAACCGGCAGGCTTGAACGGGCAGGGGGTGCATGCCGCCCACGCACTGGCCGCCGAATCCCCCGCTCAATACGGAGCAACTGATGAGCAGTCTTTCCAACCCCCTTCGCCCTCTGGGAGAAGGGCCGGGGATGAGGGTGCTGCCAAGCATGAGGGTGCCGGGAATATCGCCTATCGCGATGAAGCAAAAGAACACCCTTCGCCCTATGGGAGAAGGGCCGGGGATGAGGGTGCTGTCAAGCATGAGGGTGCTGGGAATATCGCCTACCGCGATGAAGCAAAAGCACTCCCTTCGCCCTCTGGGAGAAGGGTTGGGGATGAGGGTGCCAGGAATATCGCCTACCGCGATATTCCTGGCTTATGCAAAGCCGCCACATTAAAGGAAATAGAGGCGCAGGGCTGGTCGCTCAATCCCGGCCGCTACGTTGGGGTAGCTGCAGGCGAAGCCGTCAGCGACGAGGATTTCAAGGCCCAGCTCGAAACGCTGAACGAGGAACTGGAACTTCTGAATGCGCAGGCCCGAGAACTGGAGGCGACGATTGCCGCAAACGTCACTCAAATTCTTGAATCATGA
- a CDS encoding IS1182 family transposase has translation MHSDFLVADRDSLYLLPPSVQEWLPANHLARFIVDIVAQLDLTPLRDAYAGRGCKAYDPAMLLTLLFYGYATGTFSSRKLELATYESIAVRYITGNSHPDHDTIANFRNRFLGELKPFFIQILSLAHEMNILKIGKISIDGTKIKANASKHQALSWGHACKIEKQLKEEVDSLLRQAELADQSTIPDGMSIPAELERREKRLEAIAKAKCEIERRAEERYEKEKAEHVAKLAERERKAQESGKKSRGKIPKAPEPGVKDRDQVNLTDEESRIMPVSGGGFMQAYNAQASVDLDTMLMVAVHVTQHTNDKLELQPAFDELKKLPAKLGKVEEATADAGYFSEKNVELCETEEIVPYIAAGRESHNQSLADRFSEPEPLAKDADAVTTMKHRLKTKDGKAFYARRKCTVEPVFGVIKSVLGFRQFLLRGIENVTGEWNLVGIAWNLKRLNVLRQIMA, from the coding sequence ATGCATTCAGACTTTCTTGTCGCCGATCGAGATTCGCTTTATCTTTTGCCACCATCCGTTCAGGAGTGGTTGCCGGCCAATCATCTTGCACGCTTTATTGTTGATATTGTTGCGCAGCTTGATCTTACTCCATTGAGAGACGCCTATGCAGGCAGAGGTTGCAAAGCCTATGATCCGGCGATGTTGCTGACTCTCTTGTTTTACGGTTATGCCACTGGAACGTTTTCAAGCAGAAAGCTGGAACTTGCCACTTATGAATCCATAGCGGTCCGCTATATCACCGGAAACAGTCATCCAGATCATGACACCATAGCAAATTTTCGGAACCGCTTTCTCGGCGAACTGAAACCCTTTTTTATCCAGATTTTGAGTCTTGCTCACGAAATGAACATCCTCAAGATCGGCAAGATCAGTATTGATGGCACCAAAATCAAAGCCAATGCTTCCAAACATCAGGCACTGAGTTGGGGGCATGCTTGCAAAATCGAAAAGCAGTTGAAAGAGGAAGTTGACTCCCTGCTTCGTCAGGCTGAACTTGCAGACCAGTCAACAATTCCTGACGGGATGAGTATTCCTGCAGAGCTTGAGCGCCGTGAAAAAAGGCTTGAAGCTATTGCCAAGGCAAAGTGTGAGATTGAACGCCGGGCTGAGGAGCGATACGAAAAAGAAAAAGCTGAACATGTGGCAAAACTGGCAGAGCGTGAACGGAAAGCGCAAGAGAGCGGCAAGAAAAGTAGAGGCAAAATACCGAAAGCACCAGAGCCGGGAGTGAAGGATCGCGACCAGGTTAATTTGACGGACGAGGAGTCAAGAATCATGCCGGTATCGGGCGGTGGATTCATGCAGGCCTATAACGCTCAGGCGAGTGTTGATCTCGACACCATGCTGATGGTCGCAGTTCACGTCACCCAACATACAAACGATAAACTTGAGCTCCAGCCAGCTTTTGATGAGCTAAAAAAACTACCTGCAAAGCTGGGAAAAGTAGAGGAGGCAACTGCTGACGCCGGATATTTCAGCGAAAAGAATGTTGAGCTTTGTGAAACAGAAGAGATAGTCCCCTACATTGCGGCTGGACGAGAATCACATAATCAGTCACTTGCTGACCGATTCAGCGAACCAGAGCCATTAGCAAAAGATGCTGATGCGGTAACAACAATGAAACACCGCTTGAAAACAAAGGATGGAAAGGCATTCTATGCACGCCGCAAATGTACGGTTGAACCGGTGTTTGGTGTCATAAAATCAGTGCTGGGCTTCCGGCAGTTCTTGCTCAGAGGCATAGAAAATGTCACAGGGGAATGGAATCTTGTCGGTATTGCGTGGAATCTGAAGCGATTGAATGTGTTACGCCAGATAATGGCCTGA
- a CDS encoding SIR2 family protein: MSTPTKSSEKLKFFGPESKEWKDLKPDVPDGKDSTVEQKINQAANSAKEELKTFLLSSLQMQHVVVLAGSGTSLGSTTKGPSMWSLWDYCVNSNPGTGSKTRTLTDSAKKVITDIAYDILIEKENIEALLSRCEAFLQVKDDENVADFIKASKNVILEKCSEFIDPADTNQLAAHRTFLHRLSRRRVRDSRLKLFTTNYDLCFETAAGRQGLVVLDGFSFTQPRHFDPRFFLYDIVRRPSTGDEVGTLLEGVFHLYKLHGSVNWSRASDGEIEIVAKPDPDSACLIYPAKGKYQQSYVQPHLESISQYFSVLREPNTCLIVTGFGFNDDHLSEPILAAVRTNPHLRLIIVNPSADDLTANSTDKNKYWETLFGLAKQGEDVWLINASFGDFVEMIPDLKSLTPAQRLTRDIKLLSGNK; this comes from the coding sequence ATGAGCACTCCAACTAAATCCTCTGAAAAATTGAAGTTCTTTGGGCCAGAAAGCAAAGAATGGAAAGATTTGAAGCCTGATGTTCCGGATGGCAAAGACTCCACAGTGGAGCAGAAGATTAATCAAGCAGCAAATTCAGCCAAAGAAGAGCTAAAGACTTTTCTTCTGTCTTCGTTACAGATGCAGCATGTGGTTGTGCTTGCAGGAAGTGGAACATCACTCGGTTCCACAACCAAAGGGCCTTCAATGTGGTCACTTTGGGATTACTGTGTGAACTCGAATCCCGGAACAGGGTCAAAAACCCGTACTTTGACAGACAGCGCTAAGAAAGTAATAACAGATATTGCGTACGATATTCTCATTGAGAAGGAGAACATTGAAGCATTGTTATCGCGTTGCGAAGCGTTCCTCCAGGTGAAGGATGACGAAAATGTGGCTGACTTTATAAAAGCATCTAAGAATGTAATTCTTGAAAAGTGCTCTGAATTCATCGACCCAGCAGACACAAATCAGTTAGCAGCTCATCGAACCTTTCTTCACCGACTTTCACGACGCCGTGTTCGTGATTCGAGGCTGAAACTTTTTACCACCAATTACGACCTTTGTTTTGAGACTGCAGCGGGGAGGCAAGGTTTGGTTGTTCTGGATGGTTTTTCATTCACTCAGCCACGGCACTTTGATCCTCGCTTTTTTCTTTATGACATTGTTCGGCGGCCCTCTACCGGTGATGAAGTTGGGACTCTATTGGAAGGTGTTTTTCATCTCTATAAACTGCACGGTTCGGTTAATTGGTCACGGGCAAGTGATGGAGAAATTGAGATCGTTGCGAAACCTGATCCGGATTCAGCTTGTCTGATTTATCCTGCGAAAGGAAAGTATCAGCAGTCCTATGTTCAGCCGCATCTTGAGTCTATTTCGCAGTATTTCTCCGTGCTCCGAGAGCCGAACACCTGCCTTATAGTGACGGGTTTTGGTTTTAATGATGACCATTTGTCGGAACCAATTCTTGCTGCTGTGCGCACGAATCCACATTTACGCCTCATCATTGTCAACCCATCAGCCGATGATTTGACCGCCAACTCAACAGACAAAAACAAATATTGGGAGACGTTGTTTGGTTTGGCAAAGCAGGGGGAGGATGTGTGGCTGATTAATGCCAGCTTTGGAGATTTTGTCGAGATGATTCCTGACTTGAAATCCCTGACCCCGGCTCAACGACTGACCCGTGATATTAAACTATTATCGGGAAACAAATGA
- the dinD gene encoding DNA damage-inducible protein D — protein sequence MKTELIQTLTTTFEAHARKVEGAVEYWLARDLQHLLGYTKWDNFVSVVSKAKTACELSGHKVSDHFADVGKTIRMPKGATKEVSDIMLTRYACYLIAQNGDSRKQEIAFAQTYFAIQTRRAEVIEQRLLEAERVSARKKLSATEKELSGVIYEQTGSTENFALIRSKGDQALFGKSTQAMKAEWNVPDKRPLADFAPTIILKAKDFATEITIFNAREHGMKSEGQISTEHITNNKAVRKILLERGIRPESLPPAEDVKKDERHLASEEKKSLKNPDGLSEPTEE from the coding sequence ATGAAAACCGAACTGATCCAGACACTCACGACAACATTTGAGGCGCACGCCCGGAAGGTCGAAGGAGCAGTGGAATATTGGCTGGCCCGAGATCTTCAGCATTTGCTTGGCTATACCAAGTGGGACAACTTTGTCAGTGTTGTCTCAAAAGCAAAAACTGCTTGCGAACTCTCTGGCCACAAGGTCTCGGATCATTTTGCCGACGTCGGCAAAACGATCCGGATGCCAAAGGGGGCGACCAAGGAGGTATCGGATATCATGCTCACTCGCTATGCCTGCTATCTCATTGCCCAGAATGGCGATTCACGAAAGCAGGAAATCGCTTTTGCCCAGACCTATTTTGCCATTCAGACACGTCGTGCCGAAGTTATCGAGCAGCGTTTGCTTGAAGCGGAAAGAGTCTCGGCGCGAAAAAAACTCAGCGCAACGGAAAAAGAGTTGTCGGGTGTAATCTACGAGCAGACAGGAAGTACGGAGAATTTCGCTCTGATTCGCAGCAAGGGCGATCAGGCACTTTTTGGTAAAAGCACACAGGCAATGAAGGCTGAGTGGAATGTGCCTGACAAACGCCCGCTGGCCGATTTTGCACCAACCATAATCCTGAAAGCCAAAGACTTCGCCACCGAAATCACCATTTTCAATGCACGCGAACATGGAATGAAAAGTGAAGGGCAAATTTCCACTGAACACATCACCAACAACAAGGCGGTTCGGAAAATCCTGCTTGAACGAGGCATCCGGCCGGAATCCCTGCCCCCCGCCGAAGATGTGAAGAAGGATGAACGCCATCTGGCCTCCGAAGAAAAAAAGTCGTTGAAAAATCCTGACGGCTTGAGCGAGCCAACTGAGGAGTAA
- a CDS encoding DUF1828 domain-containing protein gives MMTIDVDILQKTLCDAMCGEVRVREKTPEILAVDTPFTFPDGDQYQLYIKVLPGGILRLTDMGHTLMHLSYEHDIDRFREGTRGMLFDKIKSETSVDEREGALCIDSSPDHLAIDIFRLGQAITSISDLGFLKRSRVDSTFYDDLRESLFRVVPAEKVKKDYLYEGMDNASDYPIDYWIEGREAPVFLFGIPNRDKAKTVTIILEHLLRANAAFESILVFSDQSSLPRADLARLTNVSDTMISSLDAESDFRRKLEKKAQLN, from the coding sequence ATGATGACCATCGATGTTGACATACTACAGAAAACGCTTTGCGATGCGATGTGTGGCGAGGTGCGCGTCAGGGAAAAAACGCCGGAAATACTGGCTGTCGATACTCCATTTACGTTTCCTGACGGCGATCAGTATCAGCTGTATATAAAAGTACTGCCGGGTGGTATTCTGCGGCTAACCGATATGGGCCATACGCTGATGCATCTGAGCTACGAGCACGATATTGACAGGTTTCGTGAAGGTACAAGGGGCATGCTTTTCGACAAGATCAAGTCGGAAACATCTGTTGATGAACGTGAAGGGGCTTTATGCATTGATTCTTCACCCGACCATCTCGCTATCGATATATTTCGCCTGGGGCAGGCAATCACGAGCATCAGCGATCTCGGTTTTTTGAAACGGTCACGGGTGGACTCCACCTTTTACGATGATCTCAGGGAGTCACTTTTCAGGGTTGTTCCAGCTGAAAAGGTTAAAAAAGATTATCTCTACGAAGGGATGGACAATGCTTCGGATTACCCGATCGACTACTGGATCGAAGGGAGGGAGGCTCCGGTTTTTCTTTTCGGTATACCCAATCGTGACAAGGCCAAGACGGTTACGATTATTCTTGAGCATCTGCTGCGAGCCAATGCCGCGTTTGAAAGCATTCTCGTGTTTTCGGATCAGAGTTCCTTGCCTCGCGCCGATCTTGCCCGGCTTACAAACGTAAGCGATACCATGATATCCTCTCTCGATGCCGAGTCCGATTTCAGGCGCAAGCTTGAGAAAAAGGCACAACTGAACTGA
- a CDS encoding restriction endonuclease subunit S, with protein sequence MNVENLQCADASLETIHCQQSDGDSGDWMKVGLTESTLAEVCSLVTDGTHDTPKRVETGYPLVKAKEISGGRIDFDNCDQISEQEHLKVIARSKPEFGDTLFAHIGASLGEAAFVNTTREFSIKNVALFKPNPSVIDARYLYYLVVSPAFQSLAKGTRTGSAQPFLGLSQLRGHQIQYHRDLAHQRRISGILSAYDDLIENRQRRIRILEEMARSLYREWFVHFRFPGHENHPLVPSSLGVIPQGWEVKKLGDIAESMRRNVSKGKLEERTPYVGLEHIPRQSLALDAWEMATALGSNKLEFKKGEVLFGKIRPYFHKVSVAPFVGLCSADTIVIRALRPEHYGIVVACVSSDEFVAVASATANGAKMPRANWNVLEKYQVVIPKGNLAEKFSALFADIIAQQQTLIFKIQNLRQTRDLLLPRLLSGEVKLKETDEPL encoded by the coding sequence ATGAATGTTGAAAACCTTCAATGCGCAGATGCGTCACTTGAAACAATTCATTGTCAACAAAGTGATGGAGATTCTGGAGATTGGATGAAAGTTGGTTTAACCGAGTCAACGCTTGCTGAGGTATGTAGTCTCGTTACCGACGGTACGCATGATACTCCGAAGCGGGTCGAAACCGGCTATCCTCTTGTCAAGGCGAAGGAAATTTCAGGGGGTCGGATTGATTTTGATAACTGTGATCAGATTTCTGAGCAAGAGCACCTTAAAGTCATCGCTCGATCCAAGCCAGAATTTGGTGATACACTTTTTGCCCACATCGGTGCATCATTGGGTGAGGCGGCGTTCGTGAATACCACTCGTGAGTTCAGTATTAAAAACGTTGCGCTGTTCAAACCGAATCCATCCGTGATTGATGCTCGTTACCTCTATTACCTTGTAGTCAGTCCCGCATTCCAATCACTTGCTAAAGGAACAAGGACCGGTTCGGCGCAACCGTTTCTCGGACTCAGTCAGTTGCGCGGACACCAAATTCAATATCATCGTGACTTGGCCCATCAAAGGCGAATTTCGGGTATTCTTTCAGCGTATGATGACCTGATTGAGAACCGTCAGCGACGCATCCGGATTTTGGAGGAGATGGCCCGCTCTCTCTACCGTGAGTGGTTCGTCCACTTCCGCTTCCCCGGACACGAAAACCATCCGCTTGTTCCCTCTTCTCTTGGCGTCATTCCGCAGGGGTGGGAGGTGAAAAAGCTTGGTGATATAGCGGAAAGCATGCGACGCAACGTGTCGAAAGGCAAACTCGAAGAAAGAACGCCGTACGTCGGTCTTGAACATATTCCTCGGCAATCGCTTGCACTCGATGCATGGGAAATGGCAACCGCACTCGGCTCGAACAAACTGGAGTTCAAGAAAGGTGAAGTTCTGTTCGGCAAGATTCGGCCATACTTCCATAAGGTCAGTGTTGCGCCCTTCGTCGGACTTTGCTCCGCCGACACCATCGTCATCCGCGCCCTTCGTCCAGAGCATTACGGCATTGTCGTCGCATGTGTCTCAAGTGATGAGTTTGTTGCCGTTGCGAGCGCGACCGCAAACGGCGCGAAGATGCCCCGGGCAAATTGGAATGTGCTTGAGAAATACCAAGTAGTTATTCCAAAAGGCAATCTGGCAGAGAAATTCTCTGCGCTGTTCGCTGATATTATTGCTCAGCAACAAACGCTTATTTTCAAAATCCAAAATCTTCGCCAGACGCGCGACCTGCTGCTGCCGCGTCTACTGTCGGGGGAGGTGAAACTCAAGGAAACTGACGAACCATTATGA